In the Leifsonia sp. 466MF genome, one interval contains:
- a CDS encoding glyoxalase superfamily protein has product MTITDWRIELIILPVTDVDRAKAFYVDALGWNADHDQRVSPELRFVQITPPGSACSIAFGEGLTDMAPGTMKGLQIVVPDADAALAHLTEHGVEARGVADLAWGRFVDFTDPDGNAWTLQQLPKRD; this is encoded by the coding sequence ATGACCATCACCGACTGGCGCATCGAGCTCATCATCCTCCCCGTCACGGACGTCGACCGGGCCAAGGCCTTCTACGTCGATGCGCTCGGCTGGAACGCCGACCACGACCAGCGGGTCTCGCCGGAGCTCCGCTTCGTGCAGATCACCCCTCCCGGTTCCGCGTGCTCGATCGCGTTCGGCGAGGGACTCACCGACATGGCGCCCGGAACGATGAAGGGCCTCCAGATCGTCGTGCCCGACGCCGACGCGGCCCTCGCGCACCTCACAGAGCACGGCGTCGAGGCGCGCGGCGTCGCGGACCTCGCCTGGGGCCGCTTCGTCGACTTCACCGACCCCGACGGCAACGCCTGGACGCTGCAGCAGCTCCCGAAGCGCGACTAG
- a CDS encoding lycopene cyclase domain-containing protein — MTYALLSLVFLAIAAAVLVIALATARDRARLVRRWWAPIAVAAVVILLLTAVFDNLMIAAGFMTYEDARISGVRVGLVPLEDFAYPIAGLLLLPALWLLTRRRGSRS, encoded by the coding sequence ATGACGTATGCCCTGCTCAGCCTGGTCTTCCTCGCGATCGCGGCGGCCGTGCTCGTCATCGCGCTGGCGACCGCGCGCGACCGGGCGCGACTGGTGCGTCGCTGGTGGGCTCCGATCGCCGTCGCCGCCGTCGTCATCCTGCTGTTGACCGCGGTCTTCGACAATCTGATGATCGCGGCGGGGTTCATGACGTACGAGGACGCGCGCATCAGCGGCGTGCGCGTCGGGCTCGTGCCGCTCGAGGACTTCGCGTACCCCATCGCCGGCCTCCTCCTGCTGCCCGCGCTGTGGCTGCTGACCCGGCGGCGGGGGAGCAGGTCGTGA
- a CDS encoding RNA-binding S4 domain-containing protein, translated as MAGSTPHATPPDGGRSSVRVDSWAWAVRLFKTRSAASDACKAGHLKVNGDRAKPAQPVKVGDEVRALVGGVERIYIARRLITKRLSAAAAADCFEDRTPPPPPRTEAPAAVLRERGAGRPTKRERRLLEQLRGR; from the coding sequence ATGGCCGGCTCCACCCCGCACGCGACGCCGCCGGACGGCGGCCGCTCCAGCGTCCGCGTCGACTCGTGGGCCTGGGCGGTCCGGCTGTTCAAGACGCGCTCCGCAGCCTCCGACGCGTGCAAGGCGGGCCACCTGAAGGTGAACGGCGACCGCGCGAAGCCCGCCCAACCGGTGAAGGTCGGCGACGAGGTGCGCGCGCTCGTCGGCGGCGTCGAGCGCATCTACATCGCACGCCGCCTGATCACCAAGCGGCTGAGCGCCGCCGCGGCCGCCGACTGCTTCGAGGACCGCACTCCGCCACCCCCGCCACGCACCGAGGCACCGGCCGCCGTGCTGCGCGAGCGCGGCGCCGGACGCCCGACCAAGCGCGAACGGCGACTGCTCGAGCAGCTCCGGGGCCGCTGA
- a CDS encoding phytoene/squalene synthase family protein, with protein MTRAPEAPTTTVPTDLATYTDAAHAGAATIIHAYSTSFGMATRLLAAQIRPRVEDVYALVRVADEIVDGAAAEAGLDVEDQRELLDALEADTERAMRTGYSANVVVHSFAVTARATGIGVELTRPFFASMRRDLSPVDFTAEELREYVYGSAEVVGLMCLRVFLADRPVPDDTRRRLEAGARRLGAAFQKINFLRDLAVDWTELGRSYFPGIDPARLTERQKLALVVDIDCDLGAAADVIPELPDNCRRAIIAAHGLFAELSDRIRATPASELLTRRISVPTRVKLGILTRATVSAALPRSPQGERP; from the coding sequence ATGACTCGAGCGCCCGAGGCTCCGACGACCACCGTGCCGACCGACCTCGCCACCTACACGGACGCGGCCCACGCCGGCGCGGCCACGATCATCCACGCCTACTCGACTTCGTTCGGGATGGCGACCCGCCTCCTCGCCGCGCAGATCCGTCCCCGGGTGGAGGACGTGTACGCGCTGGTCCGCGTCGCCGACGAGATCGTCGACGGGGCCGCGGCCGAGGCCGGGCTCGACGTCGAAGACCAGCGGGAGCTGCTCGACGCCCTGGAGGCCGACACCGAGCGCGCGATGCGCACCGGGTACAGCGCCAACGTCGTCGTGCACTCGTTCGCGGTGACCGCCCGGGCGACGGGCATCGGTGTCGAGCTGACCCGTCCCTTCTTCGCGTCCATGCGCCGCGACCTCAGCCCCGTGGACTTCACGGCGGAGGAGCTGCGCGAGTACGTCTACGGCTCGGCCGAGGTGGTCGGCCTCATGTGTCTCAGGGTCTTCCTGGCCGACCGTCCGGTGCCGGACGACACGCGACGGAGGCTGGAGGCGGGCGCCCGACGGCTCGGCGCCGCCTTCCAGAAGATCAACTTCCTCCGCGACCTGGCGGTCGATTGGACCGAGCTCGGCCGCAGCTACTTCCCGGGGATCGACCCGGCGCGGCTGACGGAACGGCAGAAGCTCGCCCTGGTCGTCGACATCGACTGCGACCTCGGGGCGGCGGCCGACGTCATCCCCGAGCTCCCGGACAACTGCCGCCGGGCGATCATCGCCGCGCACGGTCTGTTCGCGGAGCTCAGCGACCGCATCCGCGCGACGCCCGCGAGCGAACTGCTGACCCGCCGGATCAGCGTTCCGACCCGGGTGAAGCTCGGCATCCTGACGCGCGCGACGGTCTCGGCCGCACTCCCGCGCTCGCCGCAGGGGGAACGACCGTGA
- a CDS encoding VOC family protein, producing MVTPLEIFSGFSVDDIAAAKSFYGDTLGLAISDGPMGNLDLELPSGGHVFIYPKPDHTPATFTILNLVVEDIDAAVDDLNSRGVATAIYDDPSLPTDGKGVLRGRAAGQGPDIAWFRDPAGNVISVLQN from the coding sequence ATGGTCACCCCACTCGAGATCTTCAGCGGCTTCAGCGTCGACGACATCGCCGCGGCCAAATCCTTCTACGGCGACACCCTCGGGCTCGCGATCAGCGACGGCCCGATGGGCAACCTCGACCTCGAGCTGCCCTCCGGCGGTCACGTGTTCATCTACCCGAAGCCCGACCACACTCCGGCGACGTTCACCATCCTGAACCTCGTCGTGGAGGACATCGACGCTGCCGTCGACGACCTCAACTCGCGCGGGGTGGCGACGGCGATCTACGACGATCCGTCGCTGCCGACCGACGGGAAGGGCGTGCTCCGGGGCCGCGCGGCCGGCCAGGGACCGGATATCGCCTGGTTCCGCGACCCCGCGGGCAACGTGATCTCGGTCCTGCAGAACTGA
- a CDS encoding nuclease-related domain-containing protein: MSDSPAAPSPYEVLGVRPDVSHDDLRRAYRRLLRETHPDTGGTAAAFQAVQQAWELIGDPEDRARYDRGESITVDAVAGDSAGGGFSATFHSSRGTSRGATVRARSYGHPGGRSRERFLSLMREWMGRGTDDRDPYDPALVRSAPREIRQLLAVALAEEATARAVSGLGIGFTIWNDVAVHPSTDAKIDHIVLGPAGLFAIRSADWGAPVKLAKGEVVGEGIGPDEEPFHDLYHAAKSFGRQAGVRFTGYIVVVPDDDLDVPFDVVRRGRLSGSMLVRRSLLPRLLRDGANAAGRESVDRAFELRTRLQEAVRFV, translated from the coding sequence ATGAGCGACTCCCCGGCCGCCCCGAGCCCCTACGAGGTCCTCGGCGTCCGTCCGGATGTGAGCCACGACGACCTGCGCCGCGCCTACCGACGTCTGCTGCGGGAGACCCATCCCGACACCGGCGGCACGGCGGCGGCGTTCCAGGCCGTCCAGCAGGCGTGGGAACTCATCGGCGACCCGGAGGACCGCGCACGGTACGACCGCGGCGAGAGCATCACGGTGGATGCGGTGGCCGGCGACTCCGCCGGCGGCGGGTTCAGCGCGACCTTCCACTCTTCGCGCGGGACGTCGCGCGGCGCGACCGTCCGTGCCCGCAGCTACGGGCATCCCGGCGGCCGATCGCGGGAGCGCTTCCTCTCTCTCATGCGCGAGTGGATGGGCCGGGGCACCGACGACCGCGACCCGTACGATCCCGCCCTGGTGCGCTCCGCACCGCGCGAGATCCGCCAGCTGCTCGCGGTCGCGCTCGCCGAGGAGGCGACGGCACGCGCCGTCTCCGGGCTGGGCATCGGTTTCACGATCTGGAACGACGTGGCTGTGCATCCCTCCACCGACGCGAAGATCGACCACATCGTGCTCGGCCCGGCCGGACTGTTCGCCATCCGCTCGGCGGACTGGGGCGCTCCGGTCAAGCTCGCCAAGGGTGAGGTGGTCGGCGAGGGTATCGGCCCCGACGAGGAGCCCTTCCACGACCTGTACCACGCGGCGAAGAGCTTCGGTCGGCAGGCCGGCGTCCGGTTCACTGGCTACATCGTCGTCGTGCCGGACGACGACCTCGACGTCCCCTTCGATGTCGTGCGGCGCGGCCGGCTGAGCGGCTCGATGCTCGTGCGCCGGTCCCTCCTCCCGCGGCTGCTCCGCGACGGCGCCAACGCGGCCGGGCGCGAGAGCGTCGACCGCGCGTTCGAACTGCGGACCCGGCTGCAGGAGGCCGTGCGGTTCGTCTGA
- a CDS encoding lycopene cyclase domain-containing protein: MTFVYLGCLLLSLAAMVLLDARFRLVFWRDARRATIVLALGLAFFLAWDAAGILLGVFARGESPLMTGVELAPELPLEEVFFLLFLCYLTLVAVFGARAVMDARRRPTDEPQHAKERAR, encoded by the coding sequence GTGACGTTCGTCTACCTCGGCTGCCTGCTCCTCTCGCTGGCGGCGATGGTGCTGCTCGACGCCCGCTTCCGCCTGGTGTTCTGGCGGGATGCGCGCCGGGCGACGATCGTGCTCGCCCTCGGCCTCGCCTTCTTCCTGGCGTGGGATGCCGCCGGTATCCTGCTCGGCGTGTTCGCCCGGGGAGAGTCGCCGCTGATGACTGGCGTCGAGCTCGCTCCGGAGCTGCCGCTGGAGGAGGTCTTCTTCCTCCTGTTCCTCTGCTACCTCACCCTGGTGGCCGTGTTCGGTGCGCGAGCGGTGATGGATGCGCGCCGCCGGCCGACCGACGAGCCGCAGCACGCGAAGGAGCGGGCCCGATGA
- the crtI gene encoding phytoene desaturase family protein — translation MTGQTAVVIGGGIAGLATAALLAREGYGVTLLEQNATLGGRAGSWEHDGFRFDTGPSWYLMPEVFDHFFRLMGTSTAEQLDLVTLDPGYRVFSEDGRPPLDILADGAANRAVFEREEPGAGAALDRYLTGAAETYRLAVDRFLYSTFADLRPLFASDLIRRLPRLARLLLEPLDRYAARFVRDVRLRQVLGYPAVFLGTSPDRAPSMYHLMSHLDLDDGVRYPLGGFAALIDRVAALAEGAGARLVTGARVTAIRTTADGDSPRPRASGVEYRDASGGVHTVDADVVVSGADLHHTETALLPEKLRTHPEKKWERRDPGPGVVLAMLGVRGRLPELTHHNLFFTTDWEANFQTIYGPNPSIPDPASLYVCMPSTTDPEVAPDGHENLFVLIPVPADVSLGAGGLNGAGDRAIEHAADAAIAQISAWAGIPDLADRIVLRRTVGPEDFATDLNAWSGGALGPAHTLRQSAFFRPGNASAKVDNLLYAGCSTIPGIGLPMCLISAELVLKRLRGDGGAGPLPEPLPAPQAERVS, via the coding sequence GTGACCGGGCAGACCGCGGTCGTCATCGGCGGCGGGATCGCGGGCCTCGCCACAGCGGCGCTGCTCGCCCGCGAGGGCTACGGGGTCACGCTGCTGGAGCAGAACGCGACCCTCGGCGGCCGCGCCGGCTCGTGGGAGCACGACGGGTTCCGCTTCGACACCGGGCCCTCCTGGTACCTCATGCCCGAGGTCTTCGACCACTTCTTCCGGCTGATGGGCACCTCCACGGCCGAGCAGCTCGACCTCGTCACGCTCGATCCGGGTTACCGCGTGTTCTCGGAGGACGGCCGGCCGCCGCTCGACATCCTCGCCGACGGCGCCGCAAACCGCGCGGTGTTCGAACGGGAGGAGCCGGGCGCCGGTGCCGCGCTCGACCGGTACCTGACGGGCGCTGCCGAGACGTACCGCCTGGCCGTCGACCGCTTCCTCTACAGCACCTTCGCCGACCTGCGGCCGTTGTTCGCGTCGGACCTGATCCGCCGGCTGCCCCGCCTCGCCCGCCTGCTGCTCGAACCGCTCGACCGCTACGCCGCCCGCTTCGTCCGCGATGTCCGCTTGCGCCAGGTGCTCGGCTACCCCGCGGTGTTCCTGGGCACCTCACCGGACCGCGCGCCGAGCATGTACCACCTGATGAGCCACCTCGACCTCGACGACGGGGTGCGGTATCCGCTCGGCGGCTTCGCAGCGCTGATCGACCGGGTGGCCGCGCTCGCGGAGGGGGCGGGGGCCCGGCTCGTGACCGGGGCGCGGGTCACCGCCATCCGCACCACCGCCGACGGCGACTCGCCGCGTCCGCGCGCCTCCGGCGTCGAGTACCGGGATGCGTCCGGTGGCGTGCACACCGTCGACGCCGACGTGGTCGTGTCCGGCGCCGACCTGCACCATACGGAGACCGCACTGCTCCCCGAGAAGTTGCGCACGCATCCCGAGAAGAAGTGGGAGCGCCGCGACCCGGGCCCGGGCGTGGTGCTCGCGATGCTGGGCGTGCGCGGCCGGCTGCCGGAGCTGACCCACCACAATCTGTTCTTCACCACCGACTGGGAGGCGAACTTCCAGACGATCTACGGGCCCAACCCCAGCATCCCGGACCCGGCCTCGCTGTACGTCTGCATGCCGAGCACCACCGACCCGGAGGTTGCGCCGGACGGGCACGAGAACCTGTTCGTGCTCATCCCGGTGCCGGCCGATGTGTCGCTCGGCGCCGGCGGACTGAACGGCGCCGGCGACCGCGCGATCGAGCATGCCGCCGACGCGGCCATCGCCCAGATCTCCGCCTGGGCGGGCATCCCGGACCTCGCCGACCGGATCGTGCTGCGTCGCACGGTCGGGCCGGAGGACTTCGCGACCGACCTGAACGCGTGGAGCGGCGGCGCCCTCGGCCCGGCGCACACCCTCCGGCAGAGTGCGTTCTTCCGCCCCGGCAACGCCTCGGCGAAGGTCGACAACCTGCTCTACGCCGGCTGCTCCACGATCCCCGGCATCGGCCTCCCCATGTGCCTGATCAGCGCCGAGCTGGTGCTGAAGCGGCTGCGCGGCGACGGCGGGGCCGGTCCGCTGCCCGAACCGCTTCCCGCCCCGCAGGCGGAGCGGGTGTCGTGA
- a CDS encoding prenyltransferase: MAPAAPFRQLVLASRPLSWINTAFPFAAAYLLTTGRVDATFVIGTIFFLIPYNLAMYGINDVFDYESDLRNPRKGGAEGALLDRSAHRRTLIAAAVTTLPFVVYLVIVGSPLSWLVLAFSLFAVLAYSVKGLRFKEVPFLDSATSSVHFVSPALYGLVLAGAVFTPQLWLVLLAFFLWGVGSHAFGAVQDVVPDREGGISSIATAIGAAATVRLAIVAWAAAGVAMLFTAWPGPLAAVLALPYIAAAAPFWSVTDADSSTANRGWRRFLWINYACGFVVTLLLILWSSLR, encoded by the coding sequence GTGGCCCCGGCAGCCCCCTTCCGGCAGCTCGTGCTGGCGTCGCGCCCGCTCAGCTGGATCAACACCGCGTTCCCGTTCGCCGCCGCCTACCTGCTCACGACCGGCCGGGTGGATGCGACGTTCGTCATCGGCACCATTTTCTTCCTCATTCCGTACAACCTGGCGATGTACGGGATCAACGACGTCTTCGACTACGAGTCCGACCTGCGCAACCCGCGGAAGGGCGGCGCGGAGGGGGCGCTGCTCGACCGGTCGGCGCACCGCCGCACCCTGATCGCGGCGGCGGTGACGACCCTCCCGTTCGTCGTGTACCTCGTGATCGTCGGGTCGCCCCTGTCCTGGCTGGTGCTCGCGTTCTCGCTGTTCGCGGTGCTGGCGTACTCGGTGAAGGGCCTCCGGTTCAAGGAGGTGCCGTTCCTCGACTCGGCCACCTCGAGCGTCCACTTCGTCAGCCCCGCCCTCTACGGGCTGGTGCTCGCGGGCGCGGTCTTCACCCCGCAGCTGTGGCTGGTGCTGCTCGCCTTCTTCCTCTGGGGCGTCGGCAGCCACGCGTTCGGCGCCGTTCAGGATGTGGTGCCCGACCGTGAGGGCGGCATCTCGTCCATCGCGACCGCCATCGGCGCGGCGGCGACCGTCCGGCTTGCGATCGTCGCGTGGGCGGCGGCCGGCGTCGCGATGCTGTTCACCGCGTGGCCGGGCCCGCTCGCCGCGGTGCTCGCCCTCCCGTACATCGCGGCCGCCGCCCCGTTCTGGTCGGTGACGGACGCGGACTCCAGCACCGCGAACCGCGGCTGGCGCCGCTTCCTCTGGATCAACTACGCCTGCGGCTTCGTCGTCACCCTCCTCCTCATCCTCTGGTCCTCCCTCCGCTGA
- a CDS encoding DUF72 domain-containing protein has translation MAFARIGISGWTYAPWRGVFYPPKLPHRLELEYAAERLDSIEINGSFYSLQRPTSYRTWAERTPDEFVFSVKGGRYITHILRLKNARGAVANFFASGVLALGPKLGPLLWQLPPTLQFEAGEVDAFLGMLPRTTTEAAALARETTLKEDRTHLAAGEERPLRHAVEVRHASFDVPEFAALARAHGVAIVLADTAGRYPVIRDTTADFVYVRLHGDEELYTSGYTDESLDRWAAELSIHLAQGRDVYAYFDNDVKVRAPYDAMGLRDRLSEWTPRPH, from the coding sequence ATGGCGTTCGCGCGCATCGGCATCTCCGGCTGGACCTACGCCCCGTGGCGAGGCGTGTTCTACCCGCCGAAGCTGCCGCACCGCCTCGAGCTGGAGTACGCCGCCGAACGGCTGGACTCCATCGAGATCAACGGCAGCTTCTACTCGTTGCAGCGTCCGACGAGCTATCGGACGTGGGCGGAGCGCACACCGGACGAGTTCGTGTTCTCGGTCAAAGGCGGTCGCTACATCACCCACATCCTGCGCTTGAAGAACGCCAGGGGAGCCGTCGCCAACTTCTTCGCCTCCGGCGTGCTCGCCCTCGGCCCGAAGCTCGGACCGCTGCTGTGGCAGCTGCCGCCGACCCTGCAGTTCGAGGCGGGTGAGGTGGATGCGTTCCTCGGCATGCTGCCGCGCACCACGACCGAGGCGGCTGCGCTCGCCCGCGAGACGACGCTGAAGGAGGACCGCACGCACTTGGCGGCGGGGGAGGAGCGCCCGCTGCGGCACGCGGTGGAGGTGCGCCACGCCTCCTTCGACGTCCCGGAGTTCGCCGCGCTCGCCCGCGCACACGGGGTCGCGATCGTGCTGGCCGACACCGCCGGCCGTTATCCGGTCATCCGCGACACGACCGCCGACTTCGTCTACGTGCGGCTGCACGGCGACGAGGAGCTGTACACCAGCGGGTACACCGACGAGTCGCTCGACCGCTGGGCGGCGGAGCTCAGCATCCACCTCGCCCAGGGCCGGGATGTGTACGCCTACTTCGACAACGACGTGAAGGTGCGCGCCCCCTACGATGCCATGGGCCTGCGTGACCGCCTTTCCGAGTGGACGCCGCGTCCTCACTAG
- a CDS encoding DUF1295 domain-containing protein → MEPFIVCLWILAAACLATWVLSLITNEHSWVDRIWSIVPVVYVWVFAGAAGLADARLDLMAILVTLWGARLTFNFARKGGYAPGGEDYRWVVLRGRMGAGAFQVFNLFFIVIYQNILLLLIALPAWTAYQHRTPLNALDVILAAVFLFFLTGETIADQQQWNFHRWKKLEVAAGREPSPRFLQSGLFRFSRHPNFFFEQAQWWVLFLFGCVAAGSLLQWTVIGPLLLTGLFIGSTVFTESISRSRYPEYAEYQARTSPVIPWFPGRGAGAARVSPESR, encoded by the coding sequence GTGGAGCCCTTCATCGTCTGTCTCTGGATACTGGCCGCCGCCTGCCTGGCGACCTGGGTGCTGTCCCTCATCACCAACGAGCACTCCTGGGTGGATCGCATCTGGTCGATCGTGCCCGTCGTGTACGTATGGGTCTTCGCAGGTGCGGCCGGTCTCGCGGACGCGCGCCTCGACCTCATGGCGATCCTGGTGACGCTGTGGGGAGCACGCCTCACCTTCAACTTCGCCCGGAAGGGCGGCTACGCGCCCGGGGGAGAGGACTACCGCTGGGTGGTGCTGCGCGGGCGGATGGGCGCGGGGGCGTTCCAGGTCTTCAACCTGTTCTTCATCGTGATCTACCAGAACATCCTGCTGCTCCTCATCGCCCTCCCCGCGTGGACCGCATACCAGCACCGGACGCCGTTGAACGCGCTCGACGTCATCCTCGCCGCCGTGTTCCTCTTCTTCCTCACCGGCGAGACGATCGCCGACCAGCAGCAGTGGAACTTCCACCGCTGGAAGAAGCTTGAGGTGGCGGCCGGCCGCGAGCCGTCGCCGCGTTTCCTCCAGTCGGGCCTCTTCCGGTTCTCGCGCCATCCCAACTTCTTCTTCGAGCAGGCGCAGTGGTGGGTGCTCTTCCTGTTCGGATGCGTCGCCGCGGGATCCCTCCTGCAGTGGACGGTCATCGGGCCGCTCCTGCTGACCGGCCTGTTCATCGGCTCGACTGTGTTCACCGAGAGCATCAGCCGGTCGCGCTACCCGGAGTACGCGGAGTACCAGGCGCGCACCTCGCCGGTGATCCCGTGGTTCCCCGGCCGCGGGGCCGGAGCGGCGCGCGTGTCGCCCGAATCGCGGTGA